Part of the Lucilia cuprina isolate Lc7/37 chromosome 5, ASM2204524v1, whole genome shotgun sequence genome is shown below.
actaaaaacacaaCAAGAAATCTAAATAgacaaaacaatagaaaaacttatgaattttaattgctaaaaggaaaaactttttcCTGACAAACAACTCTaagaaacaaaatagaaaaatctttaatttaataaagatttagTCAGGACACTGACGTTAATTTCAGAATACAAAAGTTTAAATGTTAAGTAatgtttttagatttattttcaaatttacagAGCTTCACTTTTACAAATCATATATTGGTCGACGATTATAATGTTCATAATCGTCATCGTCGTCTGCAGCATTATCACGTAGACGAAAACGATTGCGTCTGCGGAAGTCATCTATGCCAATTCTACCAGCAGGAGCGGGTGCTGGGGCAGGTGCGGGGGCAGGTGCCGGAGCGGGAGCTGGGGCTGGAGCAGTAGGAGCTGTAGGCGCTGGGGCAGCAGGTGGTGCAGCTGGTCCAGGCGGACCTGCGGGACCAATGGGACCCATAGGACCAGCTGGGCCTTCAGGACCACGTTCACCATCATAACCGCGAGGACCTCTTATGCCTGGAGTACCAGGAGGACCTATGAGACCAGGAGGACCAGTTTTACCACGTCTACCAGTAGGACCCCGAGAACCTGGATTTCCCTGTCTACCCTCTGGTCCTCTATCACCCATTTCACCTTTTGGGCCAGGCAAGCCGCTAGGGCCTGGTGGTCCTGGTGGACCAGGAGGTCCTACTTGGGTGTATATTTGGGCCGGAGTTAAAGCAAAGCCACAAAAACCTTAGAAATCAAATGATTAGATTAATATATCATTCTCAAtactttttaattctttaaaaaattaccaaTTATTACTATAACTGCTAACTTCATTGTTGCTTAAAACGAActaactgaaatttttttaaattacttaatttataGTAACTtggatattttacaaaattctaagTTAATTCTTAAGATCGATATCATTGATCGTTAAATTaagttaattgtttttcaaactaAAGAAAGTAATAGGCAATGAACTTGATAGTTTATTGAAAGATTCTTGGAGAAGATAAAGATCTGttagcaaattttatttagtattgaaattaaatgtttaaaaacatataaaaactctGGTtggtttaagtaaaaattatagtttcttttaatatttcaccatgaaaacattaaaatcatcTTCAAAGATTTTgggtaattttctaaatatttattagaacaaataacaaaatatttatcctAATAAATTGTCACTAGTTAACAATTAGTTATAGTAACTtaatctttattaaattctCTTATTATATTAGCTTTTTTAGCCCTTGTGCTTTGCGCATCGGCCAAACGCTATAGCGATCTGGGAGAACAGAGAGCTTTACTAGGACATCGTCAACAATCGGCAGCAGTTATTTTACCACAAAGTCAATGTATCTGCCAACCAGGTCCTCCTGGTCCACCAGGACCTGCTGGTTTACCTGGTGCTCAGGGTCCTAAAGGTGATAAAGGTCCTGAAGGTCTCCCCGGACGTACAGGACCTTCTGGACCTCAGGGTCAAAGAGGTTCTCCCGGTCGTACTGGTATTCCTGGTCCCATTGGACCACCAGGTCGTCGAGGTAGACGTGGTTATCCAGGTGAACGTGGACCTGCCGGACCACCAGGACCTGTAGGTCCCGTGGGTCCACCTGGTCCCCCGGGACCTCCAGCTGCTGCAGCACGTTCTTTAGATGATGGTATTGCTATTGATTTACCCGATTATGATGCAAATGAAGAATCTGGAATGCTTCGCTTAAGGGAGGaggatgatgaagatgatgattatgatgatgattttaggaaaaagaaataaattgtattgtatttggaAAGGAAACgacaaaagttaataaaataaaataaattttataattttttttaatttttttccaaaaatcctTTAtctttgttgttagtttttccTCCACGTTTCATAAAATTATGGCTCTTAAcagtttattcatttttttccactttacaaaaacacttaataatttcaatcgattattgtgtttatat
Proteins encoded:
- the LOC111687594 gene encoding collagen alpha-1(II) chain-like; translated protein: MKLAVIVIIGFCGFALTPAQIYTQVGPPGPPGPPGPSGLPGPKGEMGDRGPEGRQGNPGSRGPTGRRGKTGPPGLIGPPGTPGIRGPRGYDGERGPEGPAGPMGPIGPAGPPGPAAPPAAPAPTAPTAPAPAPAPAPAPAPAPAPAPAGRIGIDDFRRRNRFRLRDNAADDDDDYEHYNRRPIYDL